One Sphingomonas sp. FARSPH DNA segment encodes these proteins:
- a CDS encoding phosphoenolpyruvate carboxykinase: MNERIPHAGLDRQDIETRADLHWNMVTARLVEAAVARNEGKLSADGPLVVETGAHTGRSAQDKFIVRDAETDATVWWGKTNRAMTPESFATLKADFLAALRDKEDLFVQDLYGGSQPEHRVRVRVINELAWHNLFIRTMLVRPEEHELKGFDPEYTIIDLPSFRADPARHGCRSETVIAVNFTEKLILIGGTRYAGEMKKSVFGILNYLLPTTGVMPMHCSANMGADGSTAVFFGLSGTGKTTLSADPQRTLIGDDEHGWSDTAVFNFEGGCYAKMIRLSPEAEPEIFATTKRFGTVLENVVMDPVTRQLDLDDNSLAENSRGAYPIDFIPNASDENMGGVPRNIVMLTADAYGILPPIAKLTPDQAMYHFLSGYTARVAGTEIGVTEPDATFSTCFGAPFMPRHPSVYGNLLKERIAKGGVDCWLVNTGWTGGKYGVGHRMPIKATRALLNAALDGSLKDAEFRTDPNFGFKVPVAVPGVDPAILDPRATWADKAAYDAAAAKLVDLFVENFAQFADHVDDGVRQAAPRSTEAA, encoded by the coding sequence GTGAACGAGCGTATTCCGCACGCGGGTCTCGACCGTCAGGATATCGAGACGCGCGCCGATCTCCATTGGAACATGGTGACCGCGCGACTGGTCGAAGCCGCCGTCGCCCGCAATGAAGGCAAGCTCAGCGCCGACGGCCCGCTGGTGGTCGAGACCGGCGCACACACCGGTCGCAGCGCGCAGGACAAGTTCATCGTCCGCGACGCCGAGACCGACGCGACCGTATGGTGGGGCAAGACCAACCGCGCGATGACGCCCGAATCGTTCGCTACGCTCAAGGCCGATTTCCTGGCCGCGCTGCGCGACAAGGAAGACCTGTTCGTGCAGGACCTGTACGGCGGATCGCAGCCCGAGCATCGCGTCCGCGTGCGCGTCATCAACGAGCTAGCCTGGCACAATCTGTTCATCCGCACGATGCTCGTCCGGCCGGAGGAGCATGAGCTCAAGGGTTTCGACCCCGAATATACGATCATCGACCTGCCCAGCTTCCGCGCCGATCCTGCGCGTCACGGCTGCCGCAGCGAGACGGTGATCGCCGTCAATTTCACCGAGAAGCTGATCCTGATCGGCGGCACGCGTTATGCCGGCGAGATGAAGAAGTCGGTGTTCGGCATCCTCAACTATCTGCTGCCGACGACGGGGGTGATGCCGATGCATTGCTCCGCGAACATGGGCGCGGACGGGTCGACCGCGGTGTTCTTCGGCCTGTCGGGAACCGGCAAGACGACGCTGTCGGCGGACCCGCAGCGCACGCTGATCGGCGACGACGAACACGGCTGGTCCGACACCGCGGTCTTCAATTTCGAGGGCGGCTGCTACGCCAAGATGATCCGCCTGTCGCCGGAAGCGGAGCCGGAGATTTTCGCGACGACGAAGCGGTTCGGCACCGTGCTTGAGAACGTCGTGATGGACCCCGTCACGCGCCAGCTCGACCTCGACGACAACAGCCTCGCGGAGAACAGCCGCGGCGCCTATCCGATCGATTTCATCCCGAATGCGTCGGATGAGAATATGGGCGGCGTGCCGCGCAATATCGTGATGCTGACCGCGGACGCCTATGGCATCCTGCCCCCGATCGCGAAGCTGACCCCCGACCAGGCGATGTACCATTTCCTGTCGGGATATACCGCGCGCGTCGCGGGCACCGAGATCGGCGTGACCGAACCGGATGCAACCTTCTCCACCTGCTTCGGCGCGCCGTTCATGCCGCGGCACCCGTCGGTCTACGGCAACCTCCTCAAGGAGCGGATCGCCAAGGGCGGCGTAGACTGCTGGCTGGTCAACACCGGCTGGACCGGCGGCAAGTACGGCGTCGGCCATCGCATGCCGATCAAGGCGACGCGCGCGCTGCTCAATGCGGCGCTCGACGGATCGCTGAAAGATGCCGAATTCCGCACCGATCCCAATTTCGGCTTCAAGGTGCCGGTGGCGGTGCCGGGCGTCGATCCTGCGATCCTCGATCCGCGCGCGACCTGGGCGGACAAGGCAGCCTATGACGCCGCAGCGGCGAAGCTGGTCGACCTGTTCGTGGAGAATTTCGCGCAATTCGCCGACCACGTCGACGACGGCGTCCGCCAGGCCGCACCGCGGAGCACGGAGGCTGCGTGA
- a CDS encoding response regulator transcription factor encodes MTATIALVDDDRNILTSVSIALQAEGFLTRVYSDGETALKALSDNPPDLAIFDIKMPRMDGLELLRRLREKSRIPVIFLTSKDDELDEALGLAMGADDYIAKPFSQRLLIARIRAILRRTDATVPQGHAEDAGEPVVPIERGRLSMDPARHRTTWAGEVVTLTVTEFLILETLAQRPGIVKTRNQLMDAAYHDDIYVDDRTIDSHIKRLRRKFRQVDPDFDAIETLYGAGYRFSEE; translated from the coding sequence ATGACCGCGACGATCGCGCTGGTCGACGACGACCGCAACATCCTGACCTCCGTCTCGATCGCGCTGCAGGCCGAGGGGTTCCTGACGCGCGTCTACAGCGACGGCGAGACCGCGCTGAAGGCGCTGAGCGACAATCCGCCCGACCTTGCGATCTTCGACATCAAGATGCCGCGGATGGACGGGCTGGAGCTGCTGCGCCGGCTCCGCGAGAAGAGCCGCATTCCCGTCATCTTCCTGACCAGCAAGGACGACGAGCTGGACGAGGCGCTGGGCCTGGCGATGGGGGCGGACGATTATATCGCCAAGCCGTTCAGCCAGCGCCTGCTGATCGCGCGCATCCGCGCAATCCTGCGCCGGACCGATGCCACCGTGCCGCAGGGCCATGCGGAGGACGCCGGCGAGCCCGTCGTGCCGATCGAGCGCGGCCGGCTGAGCATGGACCCGGCGCGCCACCGCACGACCTGGGCCGGCGAGGTGGTGACACTGACCGTCACCGAATTCCTGATCCTGGAGACGCTGGCGCAGCGACCCGGCATCGTGAAGACGCGCAACCAGTTGATGGACGCCGCCTATCACGACGACATCTACGTCGACGATCGCACGATCGACAGCCACATCAAGCGCCTGCGCCGCAAGTTCCGCCAGGTCGACCCCGACTTCGACGCGATCGAGACGCTCTATGGCGCCGGATACCGATTCTCCGAGGAGTGA
- a CDS encoding sensor histidine kinase translates to MAPDTDSPRSDGSEGRDLALRWSGHISLTRRILAVNILALLLLAGGFFYLDSYRSRIVDGRIAQASRESELIAESLAMVEPAQRDALIERLARDTGARVRVFDPDGATIADSRDLGVRNFQLRDPDKQAWNQTVARFLDAVIDTVVGAARAPLYRERTDGRQWPDVAATARNVVSTSVWRAPDRTPVITSAAPLPKGRAVMTTVNARDITQTVRIERFRLSLVLAGVTLISILLSLFLARTIVRPLRRLARAAVRVRLGRAREVVVPRLPSRRDEIGSLARALSDMSLALRDRIDATEAFAADVTHELKNPLASLRSAVEGLGHVKDPALQERLLDIVRDDVHRLDRLITDISEASRLDAQLSRAKFEPVDIAAMIAGLVGQRQTRGVERGIRLVFDRGDGPLVAIGEGARLERVFDNLIENALSFSPDGGLVAIWAGRQEDMLVVRVEDEGPGVPEEAREAIFRRFQSIRPSSEAFGQHSGLGLAIARTIVEAHQGAITVESREDRLTGARFVVRLPGGDGQGRADIS, encoded by the coding sequence ATGGCGCCGGATACCGATTCTCCGAGGAGTGACGGCAGCGAGGGGCGCGACCTCGCGCTCCGCTGGTCCGGCCACATCTCGCTCACGCGGCGTATCCTCGCCGTCAACATCCTTGCGCTGCTGCTACTCGCCGGCGGCTTCTTCTATCTCGATTCCTATCGCAGCCGGATCGTCGATGGCCGCATCGCGCAGGCGAGCCGCGAATCGGAGCTGATCGCCGAATCGCTGGCGATGGTCGAACCCGCGCAGCGCGACGCGCTGATCGAACGGCTCGCCCGCGACACCGGCGCGCGCGTGCGCGTGTTCGACCCGGACGGGGCGACGATCGCGGACAGCCGCGACCTCGGCGTCCGCAACTTCCAGCTGCGCGATCCCGACAAACAGGCATGGAACCAGACGGTGGCGCGCTTCCTCGACGCCGTCATTGACACGGTCGTCGGCGCCGCGCGCGCGCCGCTGTACCGGGAACGGACCGACGGGCGGCAATGGCCCGACGTCGCGGCGACCGCACGCAACGTCGTGTCGACCAGCGTCTGGCGCGCCCCCGATCGCACGCCCGTCATCACATCCGCCGCGCCGTTGCCGAAGGGCCGCGCGGTGATGACCACGGTCAACGCCCGCGACATCACGCAGACGGTGCGGATCGAGCGGTTTCGCCTGAGCCTGGTGCTCGCCGGGGTGACGCTGATCTCGATCCTCTTGTCGCTGTTCCTCGCCCGCACGATCGTACGCCCGCTGCGCCGGCTGGCGCGCGCGGCGGTGCGCGTCCGGCTGGGCCGCGCGCGCGAGGTCGTGGTGCCCCGCCTGCCCTCGCGCCGCGACGAGATCGGCAGCCTGGCGCGCGCGCTGTCGGATATGAGCCTGGCGCTGCGCGATCGGATCGATGCGACCGAGGCGTTCGCCGCCGACGTGACGCACGAACTCAAGAATCCGCTCGCCTCGCTCCGCTCCGCGGTCGAGGGGCTGGGGCATGTCAAGGACCCCGCCCTGCAGGAGCGGCTGCTCGATATCGTGCGGGACGACGTCCATCGCCTCGACCGCCTGATCACCGATATCTCGGAAGCCTCGCGCCTCGACGCGCAGCTCAGCCGCGCGAAGTTCGAGCCGGTCGATATCGCAGCGATGATCGCCGGCCTCGTCGGACAGCGCCAGACGCGCGGCGTCGAGCGCGGCATCCGCCTGGTCTTCGATCGCGGCGACGGACCGCTGGTCGCGATCGGCGAAGGCGCGCGGCTGGAGCGCGTGTTCGACAACCTCATCGAAAACGCCTTGTCCTTTTCCCCCGACGGCGGCCTCGTCGCGATCTGGGCGGGGCGGCAGGAGGATATGCTGGTCGTGCGGGTCGAGGACGAAGGCCCGGGCGTGCCCGAGGAGGCGCGTGAGGCGATCTTCCGCCGGTTCCAGTCGATCCGCCCGTCGAGCGAGGCGTTCGGCCAGCATTCGGGGCTGGGCCTTGCCATTGCGCGCACCATCGTCGAGGCGCATCAGGGTGCGATCACCGTCGAATCGCGCGAGGATCGGCTAACGGGCGCGCGCTTCGTCGTTCGCTTGCCCGGCGGCGACGGTCAGGGAAGAGCGGACATATCGTGA
- a CDS encoding HPr kinase/phosphorylase, with protein sequence MTILSSETLHATAIAIDGQAVLLEGASGVGKSDLALRLIDRGATLISDDYTLLVRSAGSLVARAPDTIRGRIEVRGLGILTLPVVQDVPVHLIVRLGEAPVRLPDRRIRRICGIAVREVVLDAMHISAPLKVEWALRQPEATPA encoded by the coding sequence ATGACCATCCTGTCGTCGGAAACCCTGCACGCGACCGCGATCGCCATCGACGGGCAGGCCGTGCTGCTGGAAGGCGCGTCGGGCGTCGGCAAGTCCGACCTCGCGCTGCGCCTGATCGACCGGGGGGCGACGCTGATCAGCGACGATTATACGTTGCTGGTCCGCAGCGCGGGCAGCCTCGTCGCACGCGCGCCCGACACGATCCGCGGGCGGATCGAGGTACGCGGGCTGGGTATCCTCACCCTGCCGGTCGTGCAGGATGTACCCGTGCACCTGATCGTGCGGCTGGGCGAGGCGCCCGTGCGCCTGCCCGACCGGCGGATCCGGCGCATCTGCGGCATCGCGGTGCGGGAGGTGGTGTTGGATGCGATGCACATATCCGCGCCGCTCAAGGTCGAATGGGCCCTCCGCCAGCCGGAGGCGACGCCCGCATGA